The following coding sequences lie in one Gouania willdenowi chromosome 5, fGouWil2.1, whole genome shotgun sequence genomic window:
- the LOC114462910 gene encoding zinc finger protein 665-like — MSTDVDMFDQCGTTTADDDDDEEQADDAFNHEHHHNTSTGESAHGLLIHIKKEEEELWEKQETDITAVTVKSEDEEEEEAQCSLLHWRISEENIKGEPATCSSAKLMKVEPDGDISEGPEAANTDGEETQSSDTEDSDDWREPLSEAQSENMDVNKKENTETPSTCLDDEKKNSDSHTGEKPFGCDVCGKRFSRNQSLKSHLTIHTGEKPYGCDVCAKTFRRVTHLKKHMIIHSGEKPVVCDVCEKKFRRNEDLKRHMMVHSGEKPVACDVCEKRFRRNEHLKRHMIIHSGEKPIVCDVCEKRFRRDEDLKIHMTIHTGEKLFGCEICGKRYTTRLSLTTHMMVHTGEKPFGCDICGKRFSIGINLKTHMTVHTGEKPFGCEVCGKRFSQASNLKVHQNIHADMKPFCCDVCNKCFRGKTVLKRHMMVHTEQKPFGCDVCGETYRRNEHLKRHMIKLHGHQLNQFRCFLHLFISSSSLQKNIRDQQLLVTNSINMSTDVDMFDQCGTTTADDDDGEQADDAFNHEHHHNTSTGESAHGLQLHIKKEEEELWEKQETDITAVTVKSEDEEEEGAQCSLLHWRISEENIKGEPATCSSAKLMKVEPDGDISEGPEAANTDGEETQSSDTEDSDDWREPLSEAQSENMDVNKKENTETPSICLDDEKKNSDFHTGEKPFGCDVCGKRFSRNQSLKSHLTIHTGEKPYGCDVCAKTFRRVTHLKKHMIIHSGEKPVVCDVCEKNFRRNEDLKRHMMVHSGVKPVACDVCEKRFRRNEHLKKHMIIHSGEKPIVCDVCEKRFRRDEDLKIHMTIHTGEKPFGCEICDKRYTTRLSLKIHMRVHTGEKPFCCDICGERFSLRLSLKMHMRAHTGEKPFGCEVCGKRYTVKLGLTTHMMVHTGEKPFGCDICGKRFSIGVNLKTHMTVHTGEKPFGCEVCGKHFSQASNLKVHQNIHADMKPFCCDVCNKCFRGKTHLKRHMMVHTEQKPFGCDVCGKIYRRNEHLKRHMIKHS, encoded by the exons ATGTCCACAGATGTAGACATGTTTGATCAGTGTGGAACAACAAcagcagatgatgatgatgatgaggaacaGGCTGATGATGCCTTCAATCACGAACATCACCACAACACCTCCACAG GAGAATCAGCTCATGGACTGCTGatccacataaagaaggaagaggaagaactgtGGGAAAAGCAGGAGACGGATATCACGGCTGTTACTGTGAAgagtgaagatgaagaagaggaggaagctcaGTGTTCTCTGCTACACTGGAGAATAAGTgaggagaacatcaaaggagaacctgcaacctgcagctcagctaAACTCATGAAAGTAGAACCTGATGGAGACATCAGTGAAGGACCAGAAGCAGCAAACACTGATGGAGAGGAAACACAATCATCTGACACTGAAGACAGTGATGATTGGAGGGAACCTTTGTCTGAAGCTCAGAGTGAAAACATGGACGTtaacaaaaaggaaaacacagaaacaccatCAACCTGTTTGGACGATGAGAAGAAAAATAGTGACtctcacacaggagagaaaccatttggttgtgatgtttgtggaaaGAGGTTTAGCCGCAACCAGTCTTTAAAAAGTCACTTGAccatccacacaggagagaaaccttaCGGTTGTGACGTTTGTGCTAAAACTTTTCGTCGCGTTACACATTTGAAAAAGCACATGATCATCCACTCAGGAGAGAAACCCGTTGTATGTGATGTTTGTGAGAAAAAATTTCGCCGAAATGAGGACCTGAAAAGGCACATGATGGTCCACTCGGGAGAGAAACCCGTTGCATGTGATGTATGTGAGAAGAGATTTCGCCGCAATGAACATCTGAAAAGGCACATGATCATCCACTCAGGAGAGAAACCCATTGTATGTGATGTTTGTGAGAAAAGATTTCGCCGAGATGAGGATCTAAAAATTCACATgacaatccacacaggagagaaattATTTGGTTGCGAGATTTGTGGTAAACGATATACGACTAGATTAAGTCTGACGACTCACATGATggtccacacaggagagaaaccatttggCTGTGATATTTGTGGTAAACGGTTCAGTATTGGAATAAATCTGAAGACGCATATGACAGTCCATACAGGGGAGAAACCCTTTGGGTGTGAGGTTTGCGGTAAACGTTTTTCTCAGGCCTCAAATCTGAAGGTGCATCAGAACATCCACGCTGATATGAAACCATTCTGTTGTGATGTTTGCAATAAGTGCTTTAGGGGCAAAACAGTTTTGAAGCGTCACATGATGGTTCACACAGAACagaaaccctttggttgtgacGTTTGTGGCGAAACATATCGCCGCAATGAACATCTGAAAAGGCACATGATCAA gtTACACGGTCACCAGTTGAACCAGTTCCGGTGTTTTCTTCATCTCTTCATCAGCTCGTCGTCACTGCAGAAGAACATTAGAGATCAGCAGCTTTTAGTGACAAACAGCATCAACATGTCCACAGATGTAGACATGTTTGATCAGTGTGGAACAACAAcagcagatgatgatgatggggaACAGGCTGATGATGCCTTCAATCACGAACATCACCACAACACCTCCACag GAGAATCAGCTCATGGACTGCAgctccacataaagaaggaagaggaagaactgtGGGAAAAGCAGGAGACGGATATCACGGCTGTTACTGTGAAgagtgaagatgaagaagaggagggaGCTCAGTGTTCTCTGCTACACTGGAGAATAAGTgaggagaacatcaaaggagaacctgcaacctgcagctcagctaAACTCATGAAAGTAGAACCTGATGGAGACATCAGTGAAGGACCAGAAGCAGCAAACACTGATGGAGAGGAAACACAATCATCTGACACTGAAGACAGTGATGATTGGAGGGAACCTTTGTCTGAAGCTCAGAGTGAAAACATGGATGTtaacaaaaaggaaaacacagaaacaccatCAATCTGTTTGGACGATGAGAAGAAAAATAGTGActttcacacaggagagaaaccatttggttgtgatgtttgtggaaaGAGATTTAGCCGCAACCAGTCTTTAAAAAGTCACTTGAccatccacacaggagagaaaccctacgGTTGTGACGTTTGTGCTAAAACTTTTCGCCGAGTGACACATTTGAAAAAGCACATGATCATCCACTCAGGAGAGAAACCTGTTGTATGTGATGTTTGTGAGAAAAATTTTCGTCGGAATGAGGACCTGAAAAGGCACATGATGGTCCACTCGGGAGTGAAACCTGTTGCATGTGATGTATGTGAGAAGAGATTTCGCCGCAATGAACATCTGAAAAAGCACATGATCATCCACTCAGGAGAGAAACCCATTGTATGTGATGTTTGTGAGAAAAGATTTCGCCGAGACGAGGATCTAAAAATTCACATgacaatccacacaggagagaaaccatttggTTGCGAGATTTGTGATAAACGATATACGACTAGATTAAGTCTGAAGATACACATGCGAGTCCATACAGGAGAGAAACCGTTTTGCTGTGACATTTGTGGTGAACGATTCAGTCTTAGATTAAGTCTAAAGATGCACATGAGAGCGCATACAGGGGAGAAACCCTTTGGGTGTGAGGTTTGTGGTAAACGATATACTGTTAAATTAGGTCTGACGACTCACATGATggtccacacaggagagaaaccctttggcTGTGATATTTGTGGTAAACGGTTCAGTATTGGAGTTAATCTGAAGACGCATATGACAGTCCATACAGGGGAGAAACCCTTTGGGTGTGAGGTTTGCGGTAAGCATTTTTCTCAGGCGTCAAATCTGAAGGTGCATCAGAACATCCACGCTGACATGAAACCATTCTGTTGTGATGTTTGCAATAAGTGCTTTAGGGGCAAAACACATTTGAAGCGTCACATGATGGTTCACACAGAACagaaaccctttggttgtgacGTTTGTGGCAAAATATATCGTCGCAATGAACATCTGAAAAGGCACATGATCAAGCACTCGTGA
- the LOC114463082 gene encoding gastrula zinc finger protein XlCGF57.1-like produces the protein MSTDVDMFDQCGTTTADDDDDEEQADDAFNHEHHHNTSTGESAHGLLIHIKKEEEELWEKQETDITAVTVKSEDEEEEGARCSLLHWRISEENIKGEPETCSSAKLMKVEPDGDISEGPEAANTDGEETQSSDTEDSDDWREPLSEAQSENMDVNKKENTETPSTCLDDEKKNSDSRTGEKPFGCDVCGKRFNRNQSLKNHLTIHTGEKPYGCDVCAKTFRCVIHLKKHMIIHSGEKPYDCDVCAKRFRRTTHLKRHMMIHSGEKPIVCDVCEKRFHRNEDLKTHMTVHTGEKPFGCEICDKRYTVRLSLKIHMRVHTGEKPFCCDICGKRFGLRLSHKMHMRAHTGEKPFVCDICGQRFNQPSTLKEHQNVHADGKPFCCDVCGKSFNRKTYLKRHMVVHTGEKPFVCDICGKRFSQTNGLKSHMRVHTDERPFRCHVCGKEYKQARNLKSHGRVHKV, from the coding sequence GAGAATCAGCTCATGGACTGCTGatccacataaagaaggaagaggaagaactgtGGGAAAAGCAGGAGACGGATATCACGGCTGTTACTGTGAAgagtgaagatgaagaagaggagggaGCTCGGTGTTCTCTGCTACACTGGAGAATAAGTgaggagaacatcaaaggagaacCTGAAACCTGCAGCTCAGCTAAACTCATGAAAGTAGAACCTGATGGAGACATCAGTGAAGGACCAGAAGCAGCAAACACTGATGGAGAGGAAACACAATCATCTGACACTGAAGACAGTGATGATTGGAGGGAACCTTTGTCTGAAGCTCAGAGTGAAAACATGGATGTtaacaaaaaggaaaacacagaaacaccatCAACCTGTTTGGACGATGAGAAGAAAAATAGTGACTCTcgcacaggagagaaaccatttggttgtgatgtttgtggaaaGAGATTTAACCGCAACCAGTCTTTAAAAAATCACTTGAccatccacacaggagagaaaccctacgGTTGTGACGTTTGTGCTAAAACTTTTCGCTGCGTTATACATTTGAAAAAGCACATGATCATCCACTCAGGAGAAAAACCCTACGATTGTGACGTTTGTGCTAAAAGATTTCGACGCACTACACACCTGAAAAGGCACATGATGATCCACTCAGGAGAGAAACCCATTGTATGTGATGTTTGTGAGAAAAGATTTCACCGAAATGAGGATTTGAAAACTCACATGAcagtccacacaggagagaaaccatttggTTGCGAGATTTGTGATAAACGATATACTGTTAGATTAAGTCTCAAGATACATATGCGAGTCCATACAGGAGAGAAACCGTTTTGCTGTGATATTTGTGGTAAGCGATTCGGTCTTAGATTAAGTCATAAGATGCACATGAGAGCGCATACAGGGGAGAAGCCCTTTGTTTGTGACATCTGCGGTCAACGTTTTAATCAGCCGTCAACTCTAAAGGAGCACCAGAACGTCCACGCTGATGGGAAACCATTCTGTTGTGATGTTTGCGGTAAAAGTTTTAACCGCAAAACATATTTGAAGCGTCACATGGTtgttcacacaggagagaaaccctttgttTGTGACATTTGTGGCAAAAGATTTTCTCAAACAAACGGTCTAAAGTCTCATATGAGAGTCCACACAGATGAGAGACCATTTAGATGTCATGTGTGCGGTAAAGAGTATAAACAAGCCCGTAACCTTAAAAGTCATGGAAGAGTCCACAAAGTGTAG